From a single Mycosarcoma maydis chromosome 2, whole genome shotgun sequence genomic region:
- a CDS encoding uncharacterized protein (related to EPL1 - Component of histone H4/H2A acetyltransferase complex), protein MARSAAPVPAATTSSRVRNKKLSYRQKLCVQRGSHLLNAATSVVAGPEPEFEGQEHTQDSNLGVDANEISEHHLQAALSSNQLATAEGNSTTETTKAAYSIPVPDAHGTLSNTEFSKLYPSGVYSDPVTYIRWSDTVEDCIKGPSYNMDEDDQDWLETRNAKAQEALTTAIRNTKTGPLAGSAGKGKAKEKLREEAIEKLVAENQGSYRLLSEEQFEMIMTVFEQVTSEQVPFLHLDVTKIPTCEELLSYFEPSSSISALAQPDLPPLSWEKTVSASLGSSSQARRPPVAGAASSGSSSIPTTSTEWSPRNPYKNLTDLKNLATVVYPHWKSRREEREGRAVTPYLNFDETNDNDPYVCFRRREVKQIRKTRKTDALHIEKMIRLRAELEHAVALTELVAQREKTKRASLRQRRECWENVKDLMDIKRQWGIVGPQQGLEDEELISGERRDPTQASSGPVKKKRKVEEAATTIKLAGRKSRGGEADGTSGGAAAAAAGGVSGMGSAILERVHAVQAYIERECLRKADSDLGWEEGSDAAFQPIPAPAPLRAFRPIHAESSDEPLPFSPLATRAGRPPSFRRRVGRGGRVFLDRRLPVPSPVPTSLSDWPRLGRTKTDLPSVEARDLRSTQPAYSSAPISSTLPDLGLANPPPSNRKALTGPFAFSPDLRPQLLASTTHPAVQSILNQGNDAFCGPFARSGPLAAASSTNSLEEISGSQHSDASSTSSDSSDRSRLSGTSVGVVSTQATEVGDIDMLGLEESHDKRETEQQGDALDSDGSDDTLDPERELQLWTRLEEQWRYDDELGRFAGLGLTALGGMEDDDEAVLDDFDQKFMRYRMTLLEEADLLKLSTDLTNLQQAQAAAEAPAPKPAGYVEQPATSSSSSAANTSAKASGAPAAVAATATLPGIPSAANLPLPSAARTAAATGGGGSQSALQAQQLQAQQQQLQMAILQQQQQQQQQQQQQQQQQAAAAAQAQAQAQAAAQTQAQQAAILQQQQNQQHQKQQQLQQQNQALSQTQAPQPQTQQVSGQQQLPQPFCGQIMSLSHSNNQQAQLAAFAAAQQQLQAAQQAAAQQQQQQQQQQQQQQQQQQQQRRMSGVSQQQPQQQQIGLPVQMQMQMPIQMQMQLQMQMAAAAAQGQTHLLGQSMPFDATSIQAQMQQAQQHLARSMPQQNMSLSSPMQAAAFTVPNGAAPFGMNLSLNMNGNAGSPPMQHARVSSQPQQQIARTSASPVSTAANGQNTVRTNPSPVMQPGLIMPQQQAQQVPQQQHNQTGALNLNLSLAAAQMKSGTAALQQFQALQQQAQMMQGQQGNATSAQLMAMKAALAQNANLNLRLPPNRALQIAQQAAQAAFGAQQQQQQQQQQQQQQQQQQQQQHQQQQMSGNASNQGSPAMSRASTAGSPRFAANGIAGAMAGSSPAQNGTSATTNATNSPSPQISAASRAAIAAATNAANAKMMAAQSPVSYHASPVQANLNLHAVQQQQLKNAAAAAAVAGGAAAGSPHLATRGSPQTQQG, encoded by the exons atggcgagaagcgcagCTCCTGTCCCTGCTGCGACTACGTCCAGCAGAGTCAGGAACAAAAAGCTTTCATACAGGCAGAAGC TATGCGTTCAACGTGGCTCGCATTTGCTCAACGCCGCCACTTCGGTGGTGGCGGGGCCAGAGCCCGAGTTCGAAGGCCAGGAACATACCCAGGATTCTAACTTGGGTGTTGACGCCAACGAAATCTCGGAGCACCATTTGCAGGCGGCCTTGTCCTCAAACCAGCTCGCGACCGCAGAAGGAAACTCCACGACAGAGACGACCAAGGCGGCATACAGCATTCCCGTTCCCGATGCGCACGGCACGCTTTCCAATACCGAGTTTTCAAAGCTGTACCCATCAGGAGTTTACTCGGATCCGGTGACGTACATTCGTTGGTCTGACACGGTAGAAGATTGCATCAAAGGTCCCAGCTACAACATGGACGAAGATGACCAGGATTGGCTCGAGACCCGCAATGCAAAGGCACAAGAGGCGCTTACAACGGCGATTCGTAATACCAAAACGGGACCGCTGGCCGGAAGCGCcggcaaaggcaaggcaAAGGAGAAGTTGCGCGAGGAGGcgatcgagaagctcgtcgccgaGAATCAGGGCAGCTACCGCCTGCTTTCAGAGGAACAGTTCGAGATGATCATGACCGTCTTCGAACAGGTCACCTCCGAACAGGTGCCTTttctccacctcgacgtGACCAAGATCCCGACCTGCGAAGAGCTCCTCTCCTACTTCGAAccgtcgtcgagcatctctGCACTCGCGCAACCCGACTTGCCTCCGCTGAGCTGGGAAAAGACGGTCAGCGCTAGCCTTGGCTCCTCTTCGCAAGCTCGCCGGCCGCCTGTTGCTGGCGCCGCTTCCTCCGGCTCGTCTTCCATCCCAACCACTTCCACTGAGTGGTCACCCCGCAATCCATACAAGAATCTGACCGATCTCAAGAACCTCGCAACGGTCGTCTACCCACACTGGAAGAGCCGCCGCGAAGAGCGAGAAGGTCGTGCGGTCACACCCTACCTCAACTTTGACGAGACCAACGACAATGATCCCTACGTTTGCTTCCGTCGACGTGAAGTCAAGCAGATTCGCAAGACTCGAAAGACCGACGCTCTCCACATCGAAAAGATGATTCGACTCCGTGCCGAACTTGAGCATGCAGTAGCTTTGACCGAGCTCGTGGCGCAGCGTGAAAAGACGAAGCGCGCCTCATTACGGCAACGTCGCGAATGTTGGGAGAACGTCAAGGACCTCATGGATATTAAACGGCAGTGGGGCATTGTTGGCCCGCAGCAGGGCttggaggacgaggagctcaTCTCGGGCGAGCGCAGAGACCCGACACAAGCTTCGTCAGGGCCGGTCAaaaagaagcgcaaggtcgaagaagctgcaACGACTATCAAGCTGGCTGGGCGCAAGTCGCGAGGTGGCGAGGCCGATGGCACCTCTGGAGGCgcggcagctgccgctgcgGGTGGCGTCTCAGGTATGGGGTCTGCCATTCTCGAGCGTGTCCATGCTGTGCAGGCGTACATCGAGCGCGAATGCTTGCGCAAAGCTGACTCAGATCTGGGTTGGGAGGAGGGAAGCGACGCTGCCTTTCAGCCAATACCGGCCCCTGCGCCGCTGCGAGCCTTCCGCCCCATTCACGCCGAGTCATCCGATGAACCGCTACCCTTTTCGCCTCTCGCCACAAGAGCGGGCCGACCGCCATCGTTCCGTAGGCGCGTCGGCCGTGGTGGTCGTGTCTTTTTGGACCGTCGCCTCCCCGTCCCGAGTCCTGTGCCCACGAGCCTCAGTGACTGGCCTCGCCTTGGCCGAACCAAGACAGATCTGCCAAGCGTCGAAGCGCGCGATCTTCGCAGCACGCAACCAGCCTACTCATCGGCGCCAATCTCCTCTACACTTCCAGACCTTGGTCTCGCCAATCCTCCTCCGTCCAACCGGAAGGCGTTGACAGGGCCTTTTGCTTTCTCACCCGACCTCCGCCCTCAGCTACTTGCTTCCACAACGCATCCTGCTGTGCAGTCGATCCTCAACCAAGGCAATGACGCCTTTTGTGGGCCCTTTGCGCGCAGTGGTCCTTTGGCCGCGGCGTCATCGACCAACTCGCTCGAGGAAATATCGGGCTCGCAGCACTCTGACGCCTCCAGCACATCTTCGGACTCGAGCGATCGTTCGCGTCTCAGTGGCACCTCGGTCGGTGTCGTTAGTACCCAAGCCACCGAGGTTGGTGACATCGACATGCTGGGATTGGAAGAGAGTCACGACAAGCGTGAAACGGAGCAGCAAGGCGATGCATTGGACAGCGATGGCTCTGACGACACACTCGACCCGGAGCGTGAGCTTCAGCTCTGGACACGGCTGGAAGAGCAGTGGCGATACGACGATGAGTTGGGTCGTTTCGCCGGCCTCGGTCTCACTGCCCTGGGAGGCAtggaagatgatgatgaggcTGTGCTGGACGACTTTGACCAGAAGTTCATGCGCTACAGGATGACTCTGCTTGAAGAAGCCGATTTGTTAAAGCTGTCGACGGACCTAACTAACCTgcaacaagcgcaagcggCTGCCGAAGCGCCGGCTCCAAAGCCAGCCGGCTACGTGGAGCAGCCGGCCAcatcttcgtcatcgtctgcTGCGAACACATCTGCTAAGGCCTCGGGGGCACCCGCCGCAGTAGCTGCAACTGCCACGCTGCCAGGCATTCCGAGTGCTGCAAACCTGCCCCtgccatcagcagcacgaACTGCTGCGGCGACAGGTGGCGGTGGCTCGCAAAGCGCGCTTCAGGCgcaacagctgcaagcgcagcagcagcaacttCAGATGGCGATAttgcagcaacagcaacagcaacagcaacagcaacagcagcagcaacagcagcaagccgccgccgccgcccaGGCTCAAGCACAGGCGCAAGCGGCTGCTCAGACccaagcgcagcaagctgcaattctgcagcaacaacaaaaTCAGCAACATCAAAAACAACAACAACTGCAACAACAGAATCAAGCGCTGTCGCAGACACAGGCACCGCAAccgcagacgcagcaggTTTctgggcagcagcagctgccacaGCCCTTTTGTGGCCAGATCATGTCTCTTTCACACAGCAACAATCAGCAGGCACAGCTGGCCGCCTTTgccgcagcgcagcagcaattgcaggctgctcaacaagcagcagctcagcagcagcagcaacagcagcaacaacaacaacagcagcaacagcaacaacagcagcaaaggcgTATGAGTGGTGTGAGTCAACAGcagcctcagcagcagcagatcggCTTGCCCGTGCaaatgcagatgcagatgccCATTCAAATGCAGATGCAgttgcagatgcagatggctgccgctgcagccCAAGGCCAGACTCACCTGCTGGGCCAGTCAATGCCGTTCGACGCCACTTCGATCCAGGCAcagatgcagcaggcgcagcagcacttgGCGAGGTCGATGCCGCAGCAAAACATGTCGCTCTCTTCGCCCATGCAGGCTGCTGCATTCACTGTGCCCAACGGCGCTGCGCCGTTCGGCATGAACCTGAGTCTCAACATGAATGGGAATGCCGGCAGTCCGCCGATGCAACACGCAAGGGTAAGCTCTCAACCTCAGCAGCAAATCGCACGAACCTCAGCATCTCCTGTTTCGACAGCGGCTAACGGACAAAACACAGTTCGAACCAATCCCTCACCCGTGATGCAACCAGGTCTGATTATGCCTCAGCAACAGGCCCAGCAGGTcccacagcagcagcacaatCAGACCGGAGCCCTCAACCTTAACTTGAGCCTTGCGGCCGCGCAGATGAAGAGCGGAACCGCAGCTCTGCAGCAGTTCCAAGCgctgcaacagcaggcTCAGATGATGCAAGGGCAACAGGGCAACGCCACCTCTGCTCAGCTGATGGCCATGAAGGCAGCGCTGGCTCAGAATGCGAATCTGAACCTGCGACTGCCTCCCAACCGAGCTCTGCAGATTGCTCAGCAggctgctcaagctgcgtTCGgcgcacagcagcagcaacaacaacaacaacagcaacaacaacaacagcagcagcagcagcagcaacaacaccagcaacagcagatgAGTGGCAATGCGTCGAACCAGGGGTCGCCTGCCATGTCTCGCGCATCGACCGCCGGGTCTCCACGATTCGCTGCCAACGGCATCGCTGGTGCGATGGCTGGCAGTTCGCCAGCACAGAATGGCACTTCGGCTACCACGAATGCAACCAACTCGCCGTCGCCACAGATCTCAGCTGCTAGTCGAGCCGCCATCGCGGCTGCGACTaacgc